The following are encoded in a window of Triticum dicoccoides isolate Atlit2015 ecotype Zavitan unplaced genomic scaffold, WEW_v2.0 scaffold73873, whole genome shotgun sequence genomic DNA:
- the LOC119347699 gene encoding peptidyl-prolyl cis-trans isomerase CYP21-3, mitochondrial-like produces MAKIKPKALLAQSKQKKGPTQIGLVRIITYIVLGALAVSSVYYAYQYWQSKGPAVAAAAAEGAVGN; encoded by the coding sequence ATGGCGAAGATCAAGCCAAAGGCATTGCTGgcacagagcaaacagaagaagggCCCTACTCAGATCGGCCTGGTGAGGATCATCACCTACATCGTCCTCGGCGCCCTAGCAGTGTCCTCCGTCTACTATGCCTATCAGTACTGGCAGAGCAAAGGACCGGCCgttgcggcagcagcagcagaaggcGCTGTGGGGAACTAA
- the LOC119347700 gene encoding fructokinase-2-like, producing MVVRQGRAATRASLKTPTATLYKARPLSTHNSQIPIHPTAPIFPGSIDSFPWVRVCVCLGKFNGGDGVAPLAAAAAPGLVVSFGEMLIDFVPDVAGVSLAESGGFVKAPGGAPANVACAVSKLGGSSAFVGKFGDDEFGHMLVDILKQNGVNAEGCLFDQHARTALAFVTLKSNGEREFMFYRNPSADMLLTEAELNLDLIRRARIFHYGSISLITEPCRSAHVAAMRAAKSAGILCSYDPNVRLPLWPSAQAARDGIMSIWKEADFIKVSDEEVAFLTQGDAHEEKNVLSLWFEGLKLLVVTDGEKGCRYFTKDFKGYLPGYSVNTVHTTGAGDAFVGSLLLSVAKDDSIFYNEAKLREVLQFSNACGAICTTKKGAIPALPTTATALDLISKGTN from the exons ATGGTGGTGCGGCAGGGCAGGGCGGCCACGCGCGCGAG TCTCAAGACCCCAACCGCAACCCTTTATAAGGCCCGTCCCCTCTCGACTCACAACTCCCAAATCCCAATCCACCCAACAGCACCTATCTTCCCAGGCTCGATcgattctttcccttgggttcgcgTTTGCGTTTGTTTAGGCAAGTTCAATGGAGGTGATGGCGTTGCTCCCCTGGCTGCCGCGGCGGCGCCTGGTCTCGTCGTCTCCTTCGGTGAGATGCTGATCGACTTCGTGCCGGACGTGGCTGGCGTCTCGCTCGCCGAGTCCGGAGGCTTCGTCAAGGCGCCCGGAGGTGCGCCCGCCAACGTTGCATGTGCCGTCTCCAAGCTCGGCGGCTCCTCCGCCTTTGTCGGCAAG ttTGGCGACGATGAGTTTGGCCACATGCTGGTGGACATCCTCAAGCAGAACGGCGTGAACGCGGAGGGCTGCCTCTTCGACCAGCACGCGCGCACCGCTCTGGCCTTCGTCACCCTCAAGTCCAACGGCGAACGCGAGTTCATGTTCTACCGAAACCCGTCGGCCGACATGCTCCTCACGGAGGCGGAGCTCAACCTCGACCTTATCCGCCGCGCCCGCATCTTCCACTATGGCTCCATCTCGCTCATCACCGAGCCTTGCCGCTCCGCCCACGTCGCCGCCATGCGTGCTGCCAAGTCTGCCGGGATCCTCTGCTCCTATGACCCCAATGTGCGCCTCCCGCTCTGGCCCTCCGCCCAGGCCGCTCGCGACGGCATCATGAGCATCTGGAAGGAGGCTGACTTCATCAAGGTGAGCGACGAGGAGGTGGCGTTCCTCACACAGGGCGACGCCCACGAGGAGAAGAATGTCCTCTCCCTCTGGTTTGAGGGCCTCAAGCTGCTCGTCGTCACCGACGGCGAGAAGGGGTGCAGGTACTTCACAAAGGACTTCAAGGGCTACCTGCCAGGCTACTCCGTTAACACGGTCCACACCACCGGTGCTGGCGATGCCTTTGTTGGATCCCTCCTCCTCAGCGTCGCCAAGGACGACTCCATCTTCTAC AATGAGGCCAAGCTGAGGGAGGTGCTGCAGTTCTCAAATGCTTGCGGGGCCATCTGCACCACCAAGAAGGGAGCCATCCCGGCGCTGCCCACCAcagccaccgccctcgacctcatcaGCAAGGGCACCAACTAG